The genomic segment ACCCTTTATCTTAAGTAAGCGACCTAAATCTGATCGAATAATTTGGCAAAACTATATCATAGCTTTGACCTTGTTGGTATGGATTATCTATTACCAGCTTTTACTAGAAATCGATTTATGACTCGATAAATGGTTTCTGGCTTTTCTGCATGCAGCCAATGACCAGTACCACTGACAATATGTGCCTTAGCTTTTGGAAATTGAGCCATGATTTCTTGTTGGTATGCAGGTTGAATATAGTCAGAATTTTCGCCTTTTATGAATAAGACATCTCCCTGAAAAGGGCTAATGTGCTTCCAACCGATAATATGATGATAATTGTTAAGTAATGCAGTGACATTAAAACGTAATGAAAGAAATTTATCGTCTTTATATAATGATTTGCTTAAAAATTGACGTACACCTGGATCAGTAATTGAAGTTGCAAGTAATTGATCTGCTTCTTTTCGGGTTGTTGGCGGAGTATCTATAATATGCTGAAGCCCAGCAAAGACAGCATCATGCTTTCGTTCTGGATAAGCAACAGGTGCCATATCTAATACAATTAAGGATTTAATTAAGTCAGCTTTTTGGTCAGCAAGGGCCATCGCAACTTTTCCACCCATAGAGTGACCTATAATATGCGCAGATGAAATGCTGAGATGATCAAGTAAGCTGATTACATCAGAAGATAATGACTGATAAGTATGATCATCAGAATGAAATGAAAGGCCATGATTACGGAGATCAATACTGATCACTCGATAATCACTTTCAAGTTGTCGTGCAAGCAACCCGAGATTATCTAAATTGCCAAATAAGCCATGAATAAGGATCAAAGGATCCCCATTTCCTTGTTCTTTATAGTTAAGCTGCTTCATTTTTCTTTTTTGTGATAGGTTTGTCGTAGAGTATCACGATTATACAAGGTATAATCGTGCCTTCATAAATAGATTATAGAATACGAACCATATAATGAAGACAATTGAAGTAGACGAAGAACTATACCGCTTTATTGCGAGTCAAACTCAACACATCGGTGAAAGTGCCTCTGATATTTTACGTCGTCTCTTATTGCAGCCATCACCTTCAGACCTTGCTATTTCTGCACCTGTTGAAGTACAGAAAAAAGGCATTATAGTCAGTAAAGATGCGGGT from the Aliivibrio wodanis genome contains:
- a CDS encoding putative esterase yields the protein MKQLNYKEQGNGDPLILIHGLFGNLDNLGLLARQLESDYRVISIDLRNHGLSFHSDDHTYQSLSSDVISLLDHLSISSAHIIGHSMGGKVAMALADQKADLIKSLIVLDMAPVAYPERKHDAVFAGLQHIIDTPPTTRKEADQLLATSITDPGVRQFLSKSLYKDDKFLSLRFNVTALLNNYHHIIGWKHISPFQGDVLFIKGENSDYIQPAYQQEIMAQFPKAKAHIVSGTGHWLHAEKPETIYRVINRFLVKAGNR